From the Aphelocoma coerulescens isolate FSJ_1873_10779 chromosome 10, UR_Acoe_1.0, whole genome shotgun sequence genome, one window contains:
- the RASL12 gene encoding ras-like protein family member 12 isoform X2, translating to MSSMFGKPRASGERPPQSPLPECNVAILGCRGAGKSALTVKFLTKRFISEYDPNLEDTYSLEELVDQQPVLLKVMDTADQDGPGNCERYLCWASAFLVVYSIDNRKSFEGCQRYLEVLAVHAQGCQCRCPVLLLGNKLDMEQYREGTRTHGVKQQTQPTSEGTYPGDGHSRQFAPYSWNTPAAYGQTLTGSAWKEAEPQRHYLSKASCLSSPMACFFQR from the exons ATGTCCTCGATGTTCGGCAAACCCCGAGCGAGCGGCGAGCGGCCACCCCAGAGTCCCCTCCCTGAGTGCAACGTGGCCATCCTGGGGTGCAGAGGGGCCGGCAAGTCAG CTCTGACCGTGAAATTTCTAACCAAGAGGTTCATCAGCGAATATGATCCCAACTTGG AGGACACCTACTCCTTGGAGGAGCTGGTGGACCAGCAGCCTGTGCTGTTGAAGGTGATGGACACAGCTGACCAG GATGGCCCTGGGAACTGCGAGCGCTACCTGTGCTGGGCCAGTGCCTTCCTTGTTGTCTACAGCATCGACAACAGGAAGAGCTTTGAGGGCTGCCAGCGCTACCTCGAGGTCCTCGCCGTGCATGCACAGGGCTGCCAgtgccgctgccccgtgctccTGCTGGGAAACAAACTGGACATGGAGCAGTACAG GGAAGGCACAAGGACACACGGAGTGAAGCAGCAAACCCAGCCCACATCTGAGGGCACCTACCCTGGTGATGGTCACAGCCGTCAGTTTGCACCATATTCCTGGAACACGCCAGCTGCTTATGGGCAAACGCTGACAG GCTCTGCCTGGAAAGAGGCTGAACCCCAGAGACACTATCTCAGCAAAGCCTCCTGCCTGTCTTCACCTATGGCCTGCTTCTTCCAGAGGTGA
- the RASL12 gene encoding ras-like protein family member 12 isoform X1, translating into MSSMFGKPRASGERPPQSPLPECNVAILGCRGAGKSALTVKFLTKRFISEYDPNLEDTYSLEELVDQQPVLLKVMDTADQDGPGNCERYLCWASAFLVVYSIDNRKSFEGCQRYLEVLAVHAQGCQCRCPVLLLGNKLDMEQYRQVPSAEGMSLASRFGCLFHEVSACQDFARVQHVFHEAVREVRRQAEWNLPVRPLFISEERPCPPVATPVALPTHHSLATCTFNTLSTVNYKEIPSVAQAKLVTIKSSRAQSKRKAPTLTLLKGFKIF; encoded by the exons ATGTCCTCGATGTTCGGCAAACCCCGAGCGAGCGGCGAGCGGCCACCCCAGAGTCCCCTCCCTGAGTGCAACGTGGCCATCCTGGGGTGCAGAGGGGCCGGCAAGTCAG CTCTGACCGTGAAATTTCTAACCAAGAGGTTCATCAGCGAATATGATCCCAACTTGG AGGACACCTACTCCTTGGAGGAGCTGGTGGACCAGCAGCCTGTGCTGTTGAAGGTGATGGACACAGCTGACCAG GATGGCCCTGGGAACTGCGAGCGCTACCTGTGCTGGGCCAGTGCCTTCCTTGTTGTCTACAGCATCGACAACAGGAAGAGCTTTGAGGGCTGCCAGCGCTACCTCGAGGTCCTCGCCGTGCATGCACAGGGCTGCCAgtgccgctgccccgtgctccTGCTGGGAAACAAACTGGACATGGAGCAGTACAG GCAGGTGCCCTCAGCAGAGGGGATGTCCCTCGCCAGCCGGTTTGGGTGCCTCTTCCATGAGGTGTCGGCGTGCCAGGACTTCGCCCGGGTGCAGCACGTCTTCCACGAGGCCGTGCGGGAGGTGCGGCGCCAGGCCGAGTGGAACCTGCCCGTGCGGCCACTCTTCATCTCCGAGGAGCGGCCCTGCCCACCCGTGGCCACGCCggtggccctgcccacccaccaCAGCTTGGCCACCTGCACCTTCAACACCCTCTCCACTGTCAACTACAAGGAGATCCCCTCAGTGGCCCAGGCCAAGCTGGTCACCATCAAGTCCTCGCGGGCTCAGAGCAAAAGGAAGGCTCCCACACTCACCCTGCTGAAAGGCTTCAAGATATTTTAG
- the SLC51B gene encoding organic solute transporter subunit beta: protein MKFLWIIPFFLLQAEAEHKYLPTTLASTHVYEHTPGNATLPLGLELEQLEELLWFFRREDPSTWNYSVLALSLATMILGLVLLTINIVRNRKRKILMNGEAAQTTQQADLDAKQALMPVQEYSPDEPQKQEPGPQDRRPGDVMVQWKDGTVTSLYTEMSEEAI, encoded by the exons CTGAGGCAGAGCACAAGTATCTCCCGACGACCCTGGCCAGCACACACGTGTATGAGCACACACCAGGCAATGCTACCCTTCCACTGGGCTTGGAACTGGaacagctggaggagctgctctggttCTTCCGCAGAGAAGACC CCTCAACATGGAATTACTCTGTCCTTGCGCTTTCCCTTGCGACCATGATTTTGGGTCTTGTTCTTCTGACCATTAACATTGTGCGAAACAG gaaaaggaagatCCTCATGAATGGAGAAGCAGCACAAACCACACAGCAGGCTGACCTGGATGCCAAGCAAGCCCTGATGCCTGTGCAGGAATACAGCCCGGACGAGCCGCAAAAGCAGGAGCCAGGGCCCCAGGACCGGAGACCAGGGGATGTGATGGTCCAGTGGAAGGACGGGACTGTCACGTCCCTGTACACGGAGATGTCTGAGGAGGCCATATAG